The Amyelois transitella isolate CPQ chromosome Z, ilAmyTran1.1, whole genome shotgun sequence genome contains a region encoding:
- the LOC106136721 gene encoding tubulin alpha-1 chain, which produces MRECISIHGGQAGVQIGNACWELYCLEHGIQPDGQMPSDKTVGGGDDSFNTFFSETGAGKHVPRAVFIDLEPTVVDEVRTGTYRQLFHPEQLITGKEDAANNYARGHYTIGKEIVDLVLDRVRKLADQCTGLQGFLIFHSFGGGTGSGFASLLMERLSVDYGKKSKLEFAIYPAPQISTAVVEPYNSILTTHTTLEHSDAAFMVDNEAIYDICRRNLDIERPTYTNLNRLIGQIVSSITASLRFDGALNVDLTEFQTNLVPYPRIHFPLVTYAPVISAEKAYHEQLSVAEITNACFEPANQMVKCDPRHGKYMACCMLYRGDVVPKDVNAAIGTIKTKRTIQFVDWCPTGFKVGINYQPPTVVPGGDLAKVQRAVCMLSNTTAIAEAWSRLNHKFDLMYAKRAFVHWYVGEGMEEGEFSEAREDLAALEKDYEEVGMDSGEGEGEGGEEY; this is translated from the coding sequence aTGCGCGAGTGCATATCCATTCACGGCGGGCAAGCCGGCGTCCAAATCGGGAACGCGTGCTGGGAGTTGTACTGTCTGGAGCATGGCATTCAGCCTGATGGGCAAATGCCCTCGGACAAGACCGTGGGGGGCGGCGACGACTCCTTCAACACCTTCTTCAGTGAAACAGGCGCCGGGAAACACGTGCCCAGGGCAGTCTTCATCGATCTGGAGCCAACGGTGGTAGACGAAGTCCGCACGGGAACATACCGACAGCTGTTCCACCCGGAACAACTCATCACCGGCAAAGAAGACGCCGCGAACAACTACGCCAGGGGACACTACACCATCGGCAAAGAAATCGTGGATCTCGTCCTGGACAGAGTGCGCAAGCTCGCCGACCAATGCACGGGTCTGCAGGGCTTCCTCATCTTCCACTCTTTCGGCGGAGGCACCGGCTCCGGCTTCGCTTCCCTTCTCATGGAACGCCTCTCCGTGGACTACGGGAAGAAATCCAAACTAGAATTCGCCATTTACCCAGCCCCCCAGATATCCACGGCCGTGGTTGAGCCCTACAACTCTATCCTCACCACGCACACGACGCTGGAGCACTCCGACGCCGCCTTCATGGTAGACAACGAAGCCATTTACGACATATGCAGAAGGAACTTGGATATCGAGAGACCTACGTACACCAACTTGAATAGATTGATCGGACAAATAGTATCTTCGATCACCGCTTCTCTGAGATTCGACGGCGCCCTGAACGTCGACTTGACGGAGTTTCAGACTAACCTGGTGCCTTACCCTCGCATTCATTTCCCGCTGGTGACTTACGCTCCTGTGATCTCTGCCGAGAAGGCCTACCACGAGCAACTGTCGGTCGCCGAGATTACCAACGCATGCTTCGAGCCCGCCAACCAGATGGTGAAGTGCGACCCTCGCCACGGGAAGTACATGGCGTGCTGCATGCTGTACCGCGGTGACGTCGTGCCAAAGGACGTCAACGCTGCCATCGGCACTATTAAGACTAAGCGTACCATTCAATTCGTGGACTGGTGCCCGACTGGGTTTAAAGTGGGGATTAATTACCAACCGCCCACTGTCGTTCCTGGTGGTGACTTGGCCAAGGTGCAGCGTGCTGTGTGTATGCTGTCGAACACCACAGCCATCGCTGAAGCTTGGTCCCGCCTGAATCACAAGTTTGATTTGATGTATGCTAAACGAGCTTTCGTCCACTGGTACGTAGGTGAGGGCATGGAGGAAGGAGAGTTCTCCGAGGCTCGCGAAGACTTGGCTGCCCTCGAGAAGGATTACGAAGAAGTTGGAATGGACTCTGGAGAAGGCGAGGGCGAAGGCGGCGAGgaatattaa